CAAATCCTTTTATTGGCCCTTCACCAAAATAGTACAAAACAGCACCAGCTATTAAAGTAGTAATATTAGAATCCAGTACTGAAGTTAAAGCCCTTTTAAAACCAGAGTCTATAGAAAGTCTAACAGTTTTACCCACTTGTAATTCTTCTTTTATTCTTTCAAAGATTAAAATATTAGCATCTACGGCCATACCAATAGATAAAACTAATCCAGCTATACCTGGTAAAGTTAACTTAACATCCAAGACCTTCATACCAAGTAATACTAAAAGTATATAAGCAGTTAAGGTTATACTAGCCACAAAACCTGGTAACCTATAAAGAACAATTAAAAATATAAATATAAATATAATTGCAACCAAGCCTGCTAAAAGACTTTTATCTAAAGCTTGAAGTCCTAAAGTTGGGCCAATAACTGCTGATTGAATTTCTTCCATATCTACTGGTAATGCCCCAGCCCTTATTAAGGTTGCCAAATTACTTGCTTCATCAACAGTAAATTGTCCTGTAATGGTAGCACTTCCCCCACTAATAGTTTCATGTACCATTGGATAGGATATTGCTTGATCGTCTAAAACTATATATAATATTTTTTCCTCTTCAGCAGTCTTTTCCGATAATCTTTTTGTTGCCTCCTCAAATTTCTTAGCTCCCTCTTTATCAAACTCTAAAGCCACAACTGGCCTGTCCCCTGAATCAGCAGATTCAAACATAACTTCCGATTTTTTTACATTTTTCCCTGTAAGAACTACTTCTCCATCTGGATCAATAAATTGTAATTGAGCAGTTTTACCTATAGTATCAATAGCTTCTTGTGGCTCATCAACACCAGCTAACTCTATTCTAATTCTCTTATTCCCTTCAATTACTATATTCGGTTCTGAAACTCCTAATCCATCAACCCTTTCAGTCATAATAGCCTTTGTTTGTTCCATGATCTTCTGTAATTCAGCTCCTTGAGCATCAGTTTGAGCTTCCAACACCACATATACACCACCAGCTAAATCTAATCCTAAGTCTATAGATTCTTTTGCATTCTTAATTTTAAATTTCCCCATGTCTATACCCTTAATAGCTGTATAAGAACCAAGGCTTATAATTGCAACAACTAAAATAAATATAATCCAACTTTTACTCTTCATAGAATTTCCTCCTTCTTTTGTATAATTTCTATAATACCCCTTGATATAAAACTTTGGCACTATTATATCATAATTTTTTACTTAAAGTTATTAAAATTAAAAAGTAGTGGGTAAACCACCACCTTTTAACCATTATCTTTGACATTTTAATTTTTATTATACAGTAGTTTTATAGATTGATTGTATCACATTTATATCTTGTTTTAAAGCTATTATTTTAAATTAATGCCTATCATACCACCGATAACACCCGTTACTAAAGATATTATAATTTTAGATGTAGTATAAATATCTATAGAATGATTTTTAATAAAAATAATATTAATTAATAAAAGTATTAAATAATAAACAACTCCAACAATTCCTCCATTTAACCAACCTTTTTCTCCTATTTTTAATGTTAAATAAATTGCACCTGTAATTATACTTATCATCATAGTAATAGTATTTAATAGTGGAATACTTTTTTCCTTTAAAGGTGTATATGTAAGCATTATAGCCATAATTAGTACTAATCCTAAGGTTACTATATAAGAAAGAACTAGGCTTTTTAAAAGAGACCATAGAAAATTAATAGTTTTAGATTTCATATAACTCACCTCCATTCTAATGAATACTTATTTTTAGAAGGTGAGAAATATTACATAAATAAAAAAACTCCCTTAAAAAAGGAAGCTTTTTTAACTATTTTTCATCATTTTCTTTCTTGTCTTCTGTTTGTTTATTTGCCTTTGATTTTGTAACACTACCAATTGCCCATTTAGAAATATCTAGTTTAGTTTTACCTTTCCCTACTTCAATTGTTAGCATATCTTCTTTCAATACTACAATCTTTCCATAAATTCCACCAATAGTAAGTATTTCATCGCCTACTTTTAAAGAACCTAACATTTCACTTCTTTCTTTTTCTTTCTTCTTTTGAGGTCTTATCATAAGAAAGTACATCATAGCTATCAAAGCAATAGGCATTATGAAAGGTTGTAATGCTTGTGGCATAAAAATCACTCCTTAGTTTTTAATTTATATATCCATATTTTTTATAAAAAATATTTTTATATTCTAATAATCTATCTTCTTTTATGGCCTCACGAATATTTTCCATTAGCTTTAATAGAAAATATAAGTTATGTATAGTAGCCAATCTTGCCCCTAAAATTTCATTTACATTAAATAAATGTCTCATATAGGCCCTTGAATAGTTAGTACATGTATAACAATCACATTCCGGGTCTAATTTATTAAAATCTTTTTTATACTTTGCATTTCTAACGACTAATTTTCCCCTACTAGTCATTAAAGTTCCATTTCTAGCTATTCTAGTAGGTAGAACACAATCAGCCATATCGATACCTCTAATAACTGATTCAAATAAGTAGTCAGGAGTACCTACACCCATATTATACCTTGGTTTGTCCTTAGGCAATAAAGGCGTTGTAAAATCCAAAATTTCACACATTAATTCCTTTGGCTCTCCAACACTTAACCCTCCTATAGCATAACCTGGAAAATCTATTTTTACAAGGTCTTTTGCACTTTTTTCTCTTAAATCTTTATACATGCCTCCTTGTACTATACCAAAAAGTCCTTGTTTGTTCCAGTCTTTATGATATTCTTTACATCTTTTTGCCCATCTAGTAGTCCTTTCCATAGAATTTTCAATATACTCTCTAGATGAAGGATAAGGTGCACATTCATCAAAAACCATCATAATATCTGAACCTAAAGAGTTTTGTATTTCCATAGACTTTTCTGGAGTAATCATATGCTTTGAACCATCAATATGAGATCTAAACACTACTCCCTCTTCAGTAATCTTTCTCATTTCACCTAAACTGAAAACTTGAAATCCTCCACTATCAGTTAAAATAGGCCCATCCCAATTCATAAATTTATGTAGTCCACCTGCTTCTTCAATTAACTTATGGCCTGGCCTTAAATATAGATGATAAGTATTAGATAATATTATACTAGCACCTAATTCCTTTGTCTCCTCAGGAGTCATTCCCTTAACTGTTGCCTTAGTACCCACTGGCATGAATACAGGGGTTTCTACTACTCCATGAGGTGTATATAATTTCCCTAATCTAGCTTTAGTTTTCTTTGATTCTTTTATTAATTCAAATTTAATAGCCATCATTTTCCTCCTACATTATAAACATAGCATCACCTAAGCTGAAAAATCTATATTTTTCAGCAACTGCAATTTTGTATGCATTCAATATTTTCTCTCTTCCAGCTAAAGCACTAAC
This region of Tissierellales bacterium genomic DNA includes:
- the secD gene encoding protein translocase subunit SecD — translated: MKSKSWIIFILVVAIISLGSYTAIKGIDMGKFKIKNAKESIDLGLDLAGGVYVVLEAQTDAQGAELQKIMEQTKAIMTERVDGLGVSEPNIVIEGNKRIRIELAGVDEPQEAIDTIGKTAQLQFIDPDGEVVLTGKNVKKSEVMFESADSGDRPVVALEFDKEGAKKFEEATKRLSEKTAEEEKILYIVLDDQAISYPMVHETISGGSATITGQFTVDEASNLATLIRAGALPVDMEEIQSAVIGPTLGLQALDKSLLAGLVAIIFIFIFLIVLYRLPGFVASITLTAYILLVLLGMKVLDVKLTLPGIAGLVLSIGMAVDANILIFERIKEELQVGKTVRLSIDSGFKRALTSVLDSNITTLIAGAVLYYFGEGPIKGFGVTLILGIVASMITAVFITKYLLKLTVGMTGGENTKLYGA
- a CDS encoding TIGR04086 family membrane protein, which encodes MKSKTINFLWSLLKSLVLSYIVTLGLVLIMAIMLTYTPLKEKSIPLLNTITMMISIITGAIYLTLKIGEKGWLNGGIVGVVYYLILLLINIIFIKNHSIDIYTTSKIIISLVTGVIGGMIGINLK
- the yajC gene encoding preprotein translocase subunit YajC, producing MPQALQPFIMPIALIAMMYFLMIRPQKKKEKERSEMLGSLKVGDEILTIGGIYGKIVVLKEDMLTIEVGKGKTKLDISKWAIGSVTKSKANKQTEDKKENDEK
- the tgt gene encoding tRNA guanosine(34) transglycosylase Tgt is translated as MAIKFELIKESKKTKARLGKLYTPHGVVETPVFMPVGTKATVKGMTPEETKELGASIILSNTYHLYLRPGHKLIEEAGGLHKFMNWDGPILTDSGGFQVFSLGEMRKITEEGVVFRSHIDGSKHMITPEKSMEIQNSLGSDIMMVFDECAPYPSSREYIENSMERTTRWAKRCKEYHKDWNKQGLFGIVQGGMYKDLREKSAKDLVKIDFPGYAIGGLSVGEPKELMCEILDFTTPLLPKDKPRYNMGVGTPDYLFESVIRGIDMADCVLPTRIARNGTLMTSRGKLVVRNAKYKKDFNKLDPECDCYTCTNYSRAYMRHLFNVNEILGARLATIHNLYFLLKLMENIREAIKEDRLLEYKNIFYKKYGYIN